In one Ornithinimicrobium pratense genomic region, the following are encoded:
- the glgB gene encoding 1,4-alpha-glucan branching protein GlgB, with amino-acid sequence MPTLTPPFEEFLPDWVARQRWFRGKTAGGPPRLRRIGSVRWEDPLGEVGLEDHIVIDESGPEPVVYQIPLSYRAEAVAFMSAGLVGTAEHSELGTRYVYDATHDPVFAQVLLQHMYAGTDVPSAHARRLAAHDTVPALRTAQVLTGEQSNTSIMVQLHREGDPVIIKVFRVLADGDNPDVVVQAAISDTGSRQVPSPLGYVEGRWSTDDGEARGHLVFAQEFLPDTRDAWQGALEACRDEADFTAAAHTLGAATAAVHRALREAFGTTEPDDERRRTLVTQMRRRAEAAYADAPELAQVAAQVEAVYARLESQPLPTLQRIHGDYHLGQVLQVPDRGWVLLDFEGEPLRPLPERTAPDLTLRDVAGMLRSFDYAAASVSLTGERAGWARAARQAFVEGYAEESGEDVSAQQDVLDALELDKALYEASYEARNRPDWLAIPVAAVHRLVAGAVQVAPGPDSGAEHTAARETPTDPPTGSAAAPLSDAAPVETSSTPGAQSTSQDDADDAVPTEDSDDLGATEQVQTQQTQQTHETQGTEEASVAVDERTGDEAQIPDASIPDDDYGSSLIEMEHVHQTVAHPGDRALASGGVPHAPVAPPRGAFDLELPPLAPVGHRPGESAGTAAAGTEGRTLTSGELRALSASGWSGVVDLDPAASRDRAWQDAIGSPDVVTGRTVGGAASGDSADEDGGASDVRAGTKVTRRPLEGPSEPSAPHTRPLDLEEATDVVHGLHRNPHALLGAHPHEGHVTIRTLQPEAEAVEVVLGQGRTVSMTHETGGIWVAVIPEPEVPAYRLQVAGSEGARLVDEAYRHTSSLGETDLHLIGEGRHEELWRALGSHVMTVRDELGPVTGTRFAVWAPHALAVHVIGDFNGWNGNTHALRAHDSVGVWELFVPGVREGAHYKYDITGPDGVRRAKADPMARASEVPPFNNSVVTVSRHRWSDGDAAWMRRRSENNIHHGPMSIYEMHLGSWRQGLSYEQLADELVDYVADLGFTHVEFMPVMQHPYGGSWGYHVTGYFAADSRFGHEDGLRYLIDRLHCAGIGVILDWVPGHFATDPWALARFDGTPIYEHPDPRKGWHSEWGSYIFDFGHPQVRNFLVANATYWLEEFHADGLRVDGVASMLYLDYSRQPGQWVPNRYGGRENLEAVALLQETNATAYRRSPGVVMIAEESTSWPGVTAPVDEGGLGFGFKWNMGWMHDTLDYLGQSPYARAHHHHTMTFSMVYAFGEKYILPISHDEVVHGKGSLVRKMAGDAWQKFATMRAFLAYQWSHPGKQLLFMGTEFGQVREWADQASLSWELTQRPEHAGVLALVRDLNRLYHELPALWQIDHHEDGFRWLDANDASRNLYSYLRWGDEGPDGLRPAVVVLVNFSGVTQHQVHVGLPYGGRWHEALNTDAEVYGGSGQGNMGYVQAYDHPHQHQPFSALVTVPPMGAIYLVPDPEPEAATVDEEGALEPGSAEGAASEDSPTRHARAGQPARSEDLVDVAQLLAAYTEIVPDPDDVDQQVAFGTSGHRGSALDGAFNEQHILATTQAICDYRRDQGTDGPLFLGRDTHALSEPAWRSALEVLIGNGVDVHIDSGEGYTPTPAVSRAILQHNRETPDAQGEADGIVVTPSHNPPRDGGFKYNPPHGGPADTDATSWIADRANELLRAGLDEVQRVPFEQAHTRAAGYDFMGEYVRALPRVIDLDAIREAGVRIGADPLGGAAVDYWGAIAQEHGLDLTVVNPDVDPTWRFMTLDWDGKIRMDCSSPDAMASLIEVMRGEQGGQPRFDVATGNDADADRHGIVTPDAGLMNPNHYLAVAIDYLYGGARPDWPQDIAIGKTLVSSSMIDKVAQSLGQQLIEVPVGFKWFVPGLLDGSVGFGGEESAGASFLCRDGSVWSTDKDGIILALLAAEIIARTGRTPSQRYAELVAEHGDPAYARVDAPAGREQKGRLKKLSARDISATELAGEQITAVLTEAPGNDAAIGGVKVATEHAWFAARPSGTEDVYKIYAESFRGPEHLAQVQAEAQQVVDQALRG; translated from the coding sequence ATGCCCACCCTGACGCCGCCGTTCGAGGAGTTCCTGCCGGACTGGGTCGCACGCCAGCGGTGGTTCCGTGGCAAGACCGCCGGCGGTCCGCCGCGGCTGCGTCGGATCGGCTCGGTGCGGTGGGAGGACCCGCTGGGCGAGGTCGGTCTCGAGGACCACATCGTCATCGACGAGTCCGGCCCGGAGCCGGTGGTCTATCAGATCCCGCTGTCCTACCGGGCCGAGGCGGTGGCGTTCATGTCCGCCGGGCTCGTCGGCACCGCGGAGCACAGCGAGCTGGGCACCCGCTACGTCTACGACGCCACCCATGACCCGGTCTTCGCCCAGGTGCTGCTGCAGCACATGTATGCCGGCACCGACGTGCCCTCGGCGCACGCGCGGAGGCTGGCCGCGCACGACACCGTGCCTGCCCTGCGCACCGCGCAGGTGCTCACCGGCGAGCAGTCCAACACCTCGATCATGGTGCAGCTGCACCGGGAGGGGGACCCGGTCATCATCAAGGTCTTCCGGGTCCTGGCCGACGGAGACAACCCGGACGTGGTCGTCCAGGCCGCCATCAGCGACACCGGTTCCCGCCAGGTGCCGAGCCCGCTCGGCTACGTCGAGGGTCGCTGGTCGACCGACGACGGCGAGGCCCGGGGACACCTGGTCTTCGCCCAGGAGTTCCTGCCCGACACCCGGGACGCCTGGCAAGGCGCGCTGGAGGCCTGCCGTGACGAGGCAGACTTCACCGCTGCTGCCCACACCCTCGGGGCGGCGACGGCGGCAGTCCACCGCGCCCTCCGCGAGGCCTTCGGCACCACCGAGCCCGACGACGAGCGCCGCCGCACCCTCGTCACGCAGATGCGCCGCCGGGCCGAGGCGGCCTACGCCGACGCGCCCGAGCTGGCGCAGGTGGCTGCGCAGGTCGAGGCGGTCTACGCGCGCCTGGAGTCGCAGCCCCTGCCGACCCTGCAGCGCATCCACGGCGACTACCACCTGGGTCAGGTGCTGCAGGTGCCCGACCGGGGCTGGGTGCTCCTGGACTTCGAGGGCGAGCCCCTGCGCCCGCTGCCTGAGCGCACGGCCCCCGACCTGACGCTGCGTGACGTGGCCGGCATGCTTCGCTCCTTCGACTATGCCGCGGCATCCGTCTCCCTGACCGGGGAGCGCGCCGGGTGGGCTCGCGCGGCCCGTCAGGCCTTCGTCGAGGGGTATGCCGAGGAGTCCGGTGAGGACGTGTCGGCCCAGCAGGACGTGCTGGACGCCCTGGAGCTGGACAAGGCGCTCTACGAGGCCAGCTACGAGGCTCGCAACCGCCCTGACTGGCTTGCGATCCCCGTCGCCGCGGTCCACCGCCTGGTGGCCGGCGCGGTCCAGGTAGCGCCGGGGCCGGACTCCGGCGCCGAGCACACGGCTGCGCGCGAGACGCCCACCGACCCCCCGACAGGGTCCGCGGCGGCGCCGCTGAGCGACGCAGCACCTGTTGAGACCAGCTCGACACCCGGCGCCCAGAGCACCAGCCAGGACGATGCCGACGATGCCGTCCCCACCGAGGACTCTGACGACCTCGGTGCGACCGAGCAGGTTCAGACCCAGCAGACCCAGCAGACCCACGAGACCCAGGGCACCGAGGAGGCTTCAGTGGCTGTCGATGAGCGCACCGGCGACGAGGCCCAGATCCCCGATGCCAGCATCCCCGACGACGACTACGGGTCCAGCCTGATCGAGATGGAGCACGTCCATCAGACCGTGGCCCATCCCGGCGACCGGGCTCTGGCCAGCGGCGGCGTCCCGCACGCGCCCGTCGCACCACCGCGCGGCGCGTTCGACCTGGAGCTGCCGCCCCTGGCGCCTGTCGGTCACCGGCCCGGGGAGAGCGCCGGCACCGCCGCGGCAGGAACCGAGGGCAGGACCCTGACCTCGGGCGAGCTGCGCGCCCTGAGCGCCTCCGGCTGGTCCGGCGTCGTGGACCTCGACCCCGCCGCCTCGCGGGACCGGGCCTGGCAGGACGCCATCGGGTCCCCCGATGTCGTCACCGGCCGCACGGTCGGTGGCGCTGCCTCCGGCGACAGCGCCGACGAGGACGGTGGGGCAAGCGACGTCCGGGCCGGCACCAAGGTCACGCGCCGGCCGCTGGAGGGGCCGAGCGAGCCCTCGGCACCGCATACCCGGCCCCTGGACCTGGAGGAGGCGACCGACGTCGTCCACGGTTTGCACCGCAACCCGCACGCGCTGCTGGGCGCCCACCCGCACGAGGGACACGTCACGATCCGCACCCTGCAGCCCGAGGCGGAGGCGGTCGAGGTGGTCCTGGGCCAGGGGCGCACCGTCTCGATGACCCACGAGACCGGCGGCATCTGGGTGGCGGTGATCCCCGAGCCGGAGGTCCCGGCCTACCGGTTGCAGGTGGCCGGCTCGGAGGGCGCACGGCTGGTCGACGAGGCCTACCGGCACACCTCCAGCCTGGGCGAGACCGATCTGCACCTCATCGGCGAGGGCCGGCACGAGGAGCTCTGGCGGGCGCTGGGATCGCACGTCATGACCGTGCGCGACGAGCTCGGACCGGTGACCGGCACCCGCTTCGCCGTGTGGGCGCCTCACGCGCTGGCCGTGCACGTCATCGGTGACTTCAACGGGTGGAACGGCAACACGCACGCCCTGCGCGCGCACGACAGCGTCGGGGTCTGGGAGCTCTTCGTGCCCGGTGTGCGCGAGGGCGCCCACTACAAGTACGACATCACCGGTCCGGACGGGGTGCGGCGGGCCAAGGCCGACCCGATGGCACGGGCCAGCGAGGTGCCGCCCTTCAACAACTCGGTGGTCACCGTCAGCCGCCACCGGTGGAGCGACGGGGACGCGGCCTGGATGAGGCGGCGGTCGGAGAACAATATCCACCACGGCCCGATGAGCATCTACGAGATGCACCTGGGCAGCTGGCGACAGGGGCTGTCCTACGAGCAGCTGGCCGACGAGCTGGTGGACTACGTGGCCGACCTGGGCTTCACGCACGTGGAGTTCATGCCGGTCATGCAGCACCCCTACGGTGGGTCGTGGGGCTACCACGTCACCGGCTACTTCGCCGCGGACAGCCGGTTCGGGCACGAGGACGGGCTGCGCTACCTCATCGACCGGCTGCACTGCGCCGGGATCGGCGTCATCCTCGACTGGGTGCCGGGGCACTTCGCCACCGACCCCTGGGCGCTGGCCAGGTTCGACGGGACCCCCATCTACGAGCACCCTGACCCGCGCAAGGGCTGGCACTCGGAGTGGGGCTCCTACATCTTCGACTTCGGCCACCCCCAGGTGCGCAACTTCCTTGTCGCCAACGCCACCTACTGGCTGGAGGAGTTCCACGCCGACGGGCTGCGGGTGGACGGCGTGGCCTCGATGCTCTACCTGGACTACTCGCGCCAGCCGGGCCAGTGGGTGCCCAACCGTTACGGCGGCCGGGAGAACCTGGAGGCGGTCGCCCTGCTGCAGGAGACCAATGCCACCGCCTACCGCCGCAGCCCCGGCGTGGTGATGATCGCCGAGGAGTCCACCTCCTGGCCCGGGGTCACCGCCCCCGTGGACGAGGGCGGACTGGGCTTTGGCTTCAAGTGGAACATGGGCTGGATGCACGACACCCTCGACTACCTGGGGCAGAGTCCGTATGCCCGTGCGCACCACCACCACACGATGACCTTCTCGATGGTCTACGCCTTCGGCGAGAAGTACATCCTGCCGATCAGCCACGACGAGGTCGTGCACGGCAAGGGCTCGCTGGTGCGCAAGATGGCCGGTGACGCCTGGCAGAAGTTCGCCACCATGCGCGCCTTCCTGGCCTACCAGTGGAGCCACCCGGGCAAGCAGCTGCTCTTCATGGGCACCGAGTTCGGCCAGGTGCGCGAGTGGGCCGACCAGGCCTCGCTGTCCTGGGAGCTGACGCAGCGGCCCGAGCACGCGGGCGTGCTGGCCCTGGTCCGCGACCTTAACCGGCTCTACCACGAGCTGCCGGCGCTGTGGCAGATCGACCACCACGAAGACGGCTTCCGCTGGCTGGACGCCAACGACGCCTCGCGCAACCTCTACTCCTACCTGCGCTGGGGTGACGAGGGGCCGGACGGGTTGCGGCCGGCCGTGGTCGTGCTGGTCAACTTCAGCGGCGTCACCCAGCACCAGGTGCACGTCGGCCTGCCCTACGGCGGACGCTGGCACGAGGCCCTCAACACCGACGCCGAGGTCTACGGCGGGTCCGGGCAGGGCAACATGGGTTACGTCCAGGCCTACGACCACCCCCACCAGCACCAGCCGTTCTCGGCTCTGGTGACCGTGCCGCCGATGGGCGCGATCTATCTCGTGCCCGACCCGGAGCCCGAGGCTGCGACGGTGGACGAGGAGGGCGCCCTCGAGCCGGGCAGCGCCGAGGGGGCAGCCTCGGAGGACAGCCCGACGCGGCACGCGCGGGCGGGGCAGCCGGCCAGGTCTGAGGACCTCGTCGACGTGGCTCAGCTGTTGGCCGCCTACACCGAGATCGTGCCTGACCCGGACGACGTCGACCAGCAGGTCGCCTTCGGCACCTCGGGCCACCGGGGCAGCGCGCTGGACGGGGCCTTTAACGAGCAGCACATCCTGGCCACCACCCAGGCGATCTGCGACTACCGCCGCGACCAGGGCACCGACGGGCCACTCTTCCTCGGCCGGGACACCCACGCCCTGTCCGAGCCGGCCTGGCGCAGCGCGCTGGAGGTCCTCATCGGCAACGGGGTGGACGTGCACATCGACAGCGGTGAGGGCTACACGCCCACCCCCGCGGTGTCCCGGGCAATCCTGCAGCACAACCGGGAGACGCCCGACGCGCAGGGTGAGGCTGACGGCATCGTGGTCACCCCCTCCCACAACCCGCCGCGCGACGGTGGCTTCAAGTACAACCCGCCGCACGGTGGACCGGCAGACACCGACGCCACCAGCTGGATCGCCGACCGCGCCAACGAGCTGCTGCGGGCCGGGCTGGACGAGGTCCAACGGGTCCCCTTCGAGCAGGCCCACACCCGCGCCGCCGGCTACGACTTCATGGGCGAGTACGTCCGGGCCCTGCCCCGCGTCATCGACCTGGACGCGATCCGCGAGGCAGGGGTGCGGATCGGGGCCGACCCGCTCGGCGGTGCCGCCGTCGACTACTGGGGTGCGATCGCCCAGGAGCACGGTCTGGACCTGACCGTCGTCAACCCGGACGTGGACCCCACCTGGCGGTTCATGACCCTGGACTGGGATGGCAAGATCCGGATGGACTGCTCCTCACCCGACGCCATGGCCTCGCTCATCGAGGTCATGCGCGGCGAGCAGGGTGGACAGCCGCGCTTTGACGTGGCCACGGGCAACGACGCGGACGCCGACCGGCACGGGATCGTCACCCCGGACGCGGGGCTGATGAACCCCAACCACTACCTGGCGGTAGCCATCGACTACCTCTACGGCGGCGCCCGCCCCGACTGGCCGCAGGACATCGCGATCGGCAAGACGCTGGTCAGCTCCTCGATGATCGACAAGGTGGCCCAGAGCCTGGGCCAGCAGCTCATCGAGGTGCCGGTCGGCTTCAAGTGGTTCGTCCCGGGCCTGCTCGACGGCTCGGTCGGCTTCGGTGGTGAGGAGTCCGCCGGCGCCTCGTTCCTGTGCCGGGACGGGTCGGTGTGGTCCACCGACAAGGACGGGATCATCCTGGCGCTACTGGCGGCCGAGATCATCGCGCGCACCGGGCGCACGCCCTCCCAGCGGTATGCCGAGCTGGTCGCCGAGCACGGTGACCCGGCCTACGCGCGGGTCGACGCGCCTGCGGGCCGCGAGCAGAAGGGCCGCCTGAAGAAGCTGTCCGCGCGGGACATCAGCGCCACCGAGCTGGCCGGCGAGCAGATCACCGCCGTCCTCACCGAGGCGCCCGGGAACGACGCTGCCATCGGTGGGGTCAAGGTCGCCACCGAGCACGCGTGGTTCGCCGCCCGGCCGTCCGGGACCGAGGACGTCTACAAGATCTACGCCGAGAGCTTCCGCGGGCCCGAGCACCTCGCCCAGGTCCAGGCAGAGGCCCAGCAGGTGGTCGACCAGGCGCTGCGCGGCTG
- the treS gene encoding maltose alpha-D-glucosyltransferase gives MRGLNLHQPGLKHDPDWFRKAVFYEVLVRAFDDSDGSGSGDFTGLINRLDYLQWLGVDCLWIPPFYASPLRDGGYDVADYTAVLPEFGTLPDFRELISQAHERGIRIITDLVMNHTSDQHAWFQASRSDPEGPYGHFYVWSDTDEKYADARIIFVDTETSNWTFDPVRRQFFWHRFFSHQPDLNFENPAVQEAMFDVVRFWMDLGIDGFRLDAVPYLFEEEGTNCENLPRTHEFLAELRAMVDAEYPGRVLLAEANQMPAEVVDYYGTEEAPECHMCFHFPVMPRLFYALREEKAEPIIRVMDETPPIPPGTQWGTFLRNHDELTLEMVSAEERAAMYGWYAPDPRMRANIGIRRRLAPLLDNSRSELELINALLLSLPGSPCLYYGDEIGMGDNIWLTDRDAVRTPMQWTPDRNAGFSTADPGKLYLPVVGSLVYHYNNVNVEAQMASGASLLHWTRGMLHVRSTHEVFGVGDYVPCEADNDTVLAFCRMMPETEQSEQREGVPAVLCINNLSSRPQAATVVLPEQFKGAEVQDLFGGQGFVDVTPEGTITLTLGSRGFYWLGLTPSTPVTPATEES, from the coding sequence ATGCGCGGGCTGAACCTGCACCAGCCGGGCCTGAAGCACGACCCCGACTGGTTCCGCAAGGCTGTCTTCTACGAGGTGCTCGTCCGAGCCTTCGACGACTCCGACGGCTCCGGGTCCGGCGACTTCACCGGCCTGATCAACCGCCTCGACTACCTGCAGTGGCTGGGGGTGGACTGTCTGTGGATCCCCCCGTTCTACGCCTCCCCCCTGCGCGACGGCGGGTATGACGTGGCCGACTACACGGCGGTACTGCCCGAGTTCGGCACGCTGCCAGACTTCCGCGAGCTGATCAGCCAGGCGCACGAGCGGGGCATCCGGATCATCACCGACCTGGTGATGAACCACACCAGCGACCAGCACGCCTGGTTCCAGGCCAGCCGGTCCGACCCGGAGGGGCCGTACGGCCACTTCTACGTCTGGTCCGACACCGACGAGAAGTATGCCGACGCCCGGATCATCTTCGTCGACACCGAGACCTCGAACTGGACCTTCGACCCGGTCCGGCGGCAGTTCTTCTGGCACCGGTTCTTCTCCCACCAACCCGACCTCAACTTCGAGAACCCGGCCGTCCAGGAGGCCATGTTCGACGTCGTCCGGTTCTGGATGGACCTGGGCATCGATGGTTTCCGCCTGGATGCGGTGCCCTACCTCTTCGAGGAGGAGGGGACCAACTGCGAGAACCTGCCCAGGACGCACGAGTTCCTCGCCGAGCTGCGGGCCATGGTCGACGCGGAGTACCCGGGCCGGGTGCTGCTGGCTGAGGCCAACCAGATGCCCGCCGAGGTCGTCGACTACTACGGCACGGAGGAGGCTCCCGAGTGCCACATGTGCTTCCACTTCCCGGTCATGCCGCGGCTGTTCTACGCCCTCCGGGAGGAGAAGGCCGAGCCGATCATCCGGGTGATGGACGAGACACCGCCGATCCCCCCGGGCACGCAGTGGGGCACCTTCCTGCGCAACCACGACGAGCTGACCCTGGAGATGGTCAGCGCCGAGGAGCGGGCGGCGATGTACGGCTGGTACGCCCCCGATCCGAGGATGCGCGCCAACATCGGCATCCGACGCCGCCTGGCGCCATTGCTGGACAACTCCCGCAGCGAGCTGGAGCTGATCAACGCCCTGCTGCTGTCCCTGCCTGGCTCACCGTGCCTGTACTACGGCGATGAGATCGGGATGGGCGACAACATCTGGCTCACCGACCGGGACGCGGTTCGTACCCCGATGCAGTGGACCCCCGACCGCAACGCCGGTTTCTCCACCGCGGACCCGGGCAAGCTCTACCTGCCTGTGGTCGGCTCGCTGGTGTACCACTACAACAACGTCAACGTCGAGGCCCAGATGGCCAGCGGTGCATCGCTGCTGCACTGGACCCGGGGGATGTTGCACGTGCGCTCAACCCACGAGGTCTTCGGGGTGGGCGACTACGTCCCCTGCGAGGCGGACAACGACACGGTGCTGGCCTTCTGCCGGATGATGCCCGAGACCGAGCAGAGCGAGCAGCGCGAGGGCGTGCCCGCGGTGCTGTGCATCAACAATCTGTCCTCCCGGCCTCAGGCGGCGACCGTGGTCCTGCCCGAGCAGTTCAAGGGCGCTGAGGTCCAGGACCTGTTCGGCGGCCAGGGCTTCGTGGACGTCACCCCCGAGGGCACGATCACGCTCACCCTGGGGTCTCGCGGCTTCTACTGGCTCGGCCTGACCCCCTCGACCCCCGTGACCCCCGCCACCGAGGAGTCCTGA
- a CDS encoding maltotransferase domain-containing protein: MTEHSTTSAQPASSPPAPDRSVLALLGQEPIDRIPVLDVEPIVDGGRRPTKSVVGELFTLSATVFREGHDAVNATAVLVDPDGQERHVPMVSTNPGLSHWRTVVHADREGVWGFRVEGWSDPYGTWEHDGTIKVRAGVDVDLMLEEGARVLERAVEEVDHTDEDRTVLKEAIDLLRRSSLPAEERLQAGIDPRVREVMASSPLRDAVSASPTYTWWVERPLALTGAWYEIFPRSEGATHDPETGLWTTGTFATASERLPGIAEMGFDVVYLTPVHPIGTTNRKGRNNSLTTEEHDPGSPYAIGSPDGGHDALHPELGDWEDFDAFVARAEDEGLHVALDLALQASPDHPWASEHPEFFTTRADGTIAYAENPPKKYQDIYPLNFDNAPDSIYAEVRRVVQVWIDHGVKIFRVDNPHTKPVEFWQWLIADVAVDHPEVIWLSEAFTKPMMMRTLAKVGFQQSYTYYAWRNTAEELREYVTELATETAPYMRPSFWPTTHDILTPYMQVGGVTAHLVRSTLAATLVPTYGIYAGFEHVENVPRPGAEEHIDNEKYEYKDRRWGEAVPGREDLTGWLTLLNRIRREHPSLHWLRNITFHDADNENLLVFSKHGGGADDGSAQDTIIVVANLDPFGIHGSRLHLDLSALGLGLGEQPGQRFRAHDLVTGADWIWDETPYVELGPGYGREPVHIVHATTA; the protein is encoded by the coding sequence GTGACCGAGCACTCGACCACGTCTGCCCAGCCCGCGTCGTCCCCACCCGCCCCGGACCGCTCCGTCCTGGCCCTGCTCGGACAGGAGCCGATCGACCGCATTCCCGTCCTGGATGTCGAGCCCATCGTCGACGGTGGACGACGACCCACCAAGTCCGTCGTCGGGGAGCTGTTCACCCTCTCCGCCACCGTCTTCCGCGAGGGTCACGACGCCGTCAACGCGACGGCCGTGCTCGTCGACCCCGACGGGCAGGAGCGCCACGTCCCCATGGTCAGCACCAACCCCGGCCTGTCCCACTGGCGCACGGTGGTGCATGCCGATCGAGAGGGGGTCTGGGGCTTTCGTGTCGAGGGGTGGTCCGACCCCTATGGCACGTGGGAGCACGACGGCACCATCAAGGTCCGCGCCGGGGTGGACGTCGATCTGATGCTGGAGGAGGGCGCCCGGGTCCTGGAGCGGGCGGTCGAGGAGGTCGACCACACCGACGAGGACCGGACCGTCCTCAAGGAGGCCATCGACCTGCTGCGCCGCAGCTCACTGCCCGCCGAGGAGCGCCTGCAGGCCGGCATCGACCCCCGGGTCCGGGAGGTGATGGCCAGCAGCCCGCTGCGCGACGCGGTGAGCGCGAGCCCGACCTACACCTGGTGGGTGGAGCGACCCCTGGCCCTCACCGGCGCCTGGTACGAGATCTTCCCTCGGTCCGAGGGCGCGACCCACGACCCGGAGACCGGGTTGTGGACCACCGGCACCTTCGCGACCGCGTCCGAGCGGCTGCCAGGCATCGCCGAGATGGGCTTCGACGTGGTCTACCTCACCCCGGTGCACCCCATCGGCACGACGAACCGCAAGGGCCGCAACAACAGCCTGACCACCGAGGAGCACGACCCTGGTTCGCCCTATGCGATCGGGTCCCCCGACGGCGGCCACGACGCGCTGCACCCGGAGCTTGGCGACTGGGAGGACTTCGACGCCTTCGTCGCCCGCGCGGAGGACGAGGGGCTGCATGTCGCCCTCGACCTGGCCCTGCAGGCCTCCCCCGACCACCCGTGGGCCAGCGAGCACCCGGAGTTCTTCACCACCCGAGCTGACGGCACCATCGCCTACGCGGAGAATCCCCCGAAGAAGTACCAGGACATCTACCCGCTCAACTTCGACAACGCCCCCGACAGCATCTACGCCGAGGTACGCCGGGTGGTGCAGGTCTGGATCGACCACGGAGTCAAGATCTTCCGCGTCGACAACCCACACACCAAGCCGGTGGAGTTCTGGCAGTGGCTCATCGCCGACGTGGCGGTGGACCACCCGGAGGTCATCTGGCTCTCCGAGGCGTTCACCAAGCCGATGATGATGCGCACCCTGGCCAAGGTCGGGTTCCAGCAGTCCTACACCTACTACGCCTGGCGCAACACCGCCGAGGAGCTGCGGGAGTACGTCACCGAGCTGGCCACCGAGACCGCGCCGTACATGCGCCCCAGCTTCTGGCCCACCACCCACGACATCCTGACCCCCTACATGCAGGTCGGCGGGGTCACCGCCCACCTGGTCCGTTCGACCCTCGCCGCGACCCTGGTGCCCACCTACGGCATCTACGCCGGCTTCGAGCATGTCGAGAACGTCCCACGGCCCGGCGCCGAGGAGCACATCGACAACGAGAAGTACGAGTACAAGGACCGCAGGTGGGGCGAGGCTGTGCCGGGCCGCGAGGACCTCACCGGGTGGTTGACCCTGCTGAACCGGATCCGCCGCGAGCACCCCAGCTTGCACTGGCTGCGCAACATCACCTTCCACGACGCCGACAACGAGAACCTCCTCGTCTTCTCCAAGCACGGCGGCGGCGCGGACGACGGATCGGCCCAGGACACGATCATCGTCGTGGCCAACCTCGACCCCTTCGGCATCCACGGTTCCCGGCTGCACCTGGACCTCAGCGCGCTGGGGCTGGGCCTGGGCGAGCAACCCGGCCAGCGCTTCCGCGCCCACGACCTGGTGACCGGCGCGGACTGGATCTGGGACGAGACGCCGTACGTCGAGCTCGGCCCGGGCTACGGGCGGGAGCCCGTCCACATCGTCCACGCGACCACGGCTTGA